In Sphingobacterium thalpophilum, a genomic segment contains:
- a CDS encoding type I restriction-modification enzyme R subunit C-terminal domain-containing protein: MHQPFLVSQRVFSVNCSTNWCKVGGCCSTKFKCSIYQKYQSIFDYFDGLLIGLTATPKKNLDKNTYSFFQLEDDIPTFAYELDTAVNDGFLVPPRSYAVPVQMVRDGVKYKDLSDEDKAELEEKLGLTAVSDEALQEFEVGASQINSFLFNEPTVDLVLDHLMNNGLKVASGDKVGKTIIFARNHRHAVFIEERFNKNYPEYGGNFCRVIDNYNDKAQDLLEKFCYDKEELEPQIAISVDMMDTGVDAPSVLNLIFFKPVKSYAKFWQMVGRGTRLRRDLFGPHEDKKFFLLFDYCRNLEFFQENPDGYQTNTQRPLSQLLFLEQLHVANLIQENMDANNQDLALAKEYINQLHAKVAQLDTARYEVRKHLAVVHQFADRSKWDNLNKSAIIAIETELSHLIPYTEDIDEMAKRFDLNSYKLQGAMINKSPRQTVLIQNFMDIGKRLLKKRNVPAVAAKEIVIREMASIDFWQDASVSKIENLRKEIRDLIHLLKEENNIKPIYTKLDDNLLKEEIIGYDIIANFKNLQSYKDRVTAFIKKNKHHLVIDKLHKNQPINAFELQQLEQYLVAEALGSKEEFIKEFGDQPLGTFIRSIIGLDQEAIQAHFTNFIGEANLSAKQIKFMDTVIRYFVTNGYLETVDLMEPPFTELDDSGVIGLFDENNVVKLMSLIKQVNQNADIGA, from the coding sequence ATGCATCAGCCGTTCCTTGTTAGTCAGCGTGTTTTTTCGGTCAACTGTTCTACCAATTGGTGTAAGGTTGGCGGTTGCTGTAGCACTAAATTTAAATGCTCCATTTATCAAAAATACCAATCTATCTTCGATTACTTTGATGGTTTATTGATTGGGTTAACGGCTACACCCAAAAAAAATCTTGATAAAAATACGTATTCATTTTTTCAATTAGAGGATGATATACCCACTTTTGCCTACGAATTAGATACTGCCGTAAACGACGGCTTTTTAGTACCGCCACGCTCGTATGCTGTCCCTGTACAGATGGTAAGGGATGGCGTGAAATACAAAGATTTAAGCGATGAGGATAAGGCCGAATTAGAGGAAAAGTTGGGATTGACCGCGGTATCTGATGAAGCCCTTCAGGAATTTGAAGTTGGAGCGTCTCAGATTAATTCTTTTTTATTTAATGAACCTACAGTAGATCTTGTTTTGGATCACCTCATGAATAATGGGTTAAAAGTAGCTTCTGGCGATAAGGTCGGCAAAACGATTATTTTTGCCAGAAACCATCGTCATGCTGTTTTTATCGAAGAGCGATTTAACAAAAACTATCCCGAATATGGAGGCAACTTTTGCCGGGTCATTGACAATTACAATGACAAAGCGCAAGATTTACTTGAAAAGTTCTGTTATGACAAAGAAGAACTAGAACCTCAGATTGCTATTTCGGTCGATATGATGGATACAGGAGTCGATGCACCTAGCGTACTGAATCTCATCTTTTTTAAACCGGTAAAATCATATGCTAAGTTTTGGCAAATGGTAGGAAGGGGTACTCGTTTACGTCGTGATTTATTTGGACCCCATGAGGATAAAAAATTCTTCCTACTATTTGACTACTGCCGAAACCTTGAGTTCTTTCAGGAGAATCCGGACGGTTATCAAACGAATACCCAAAGACCTTTAAGTCAACTGTTGTTTCTGGAACAATTACATGTTGCTAACCTTATTCAGGAGAATATGGATGCCAATAACCAAGATTTAGCTTTAGCAAAGGAATATATCAATCAACTACATGCCAAAGTAGCGCAGCTGGATACAGCTCGGTATGAGGTCAGAAAGCATCTCGCTGTAGTGCATCAATTTGCAGATAGAAGCAAGTGGGACAACCTCAATAAATCTGCTATCATTGCTATAGAAACGGAACTGTCTCATCTTATTCCTTACACTGAAGACATAGATGAAATGGCTAAACGATTCGATCTAAATAGTTATAAACTGCAAGGAGCAATGATTAATAAATCTCCGCGGCAGACCGTCCTTATCCAGAACTTTATGGATATAGGAAAGAGACTATTAAAAAAGCGAAATGTACCTGCTGTCGCTGCTAAAGAAATCGTCATAAGAGAGATGGCCTCCATAGATTTTTGGCAAGATGCATCAGTATCAAAAATTGAAAATCTACGAAAGGAAATTCGAGATCTAATACACTTGCTCAAAGAGGAGAATAACATTAAACCTATTTATACAAAGCTTGATGATAATCTTTTAAAGGAAGAAATTATCGGGTATGATATTATCGCAAATTTTAAAAATCTACAAAGTTATAAAGATCGAGTAACCGCCTTTATCAAAAAGAATAAGCATCATCTTGTGATCGACAAATTGCATAAAAATCAACCGATCAATGCTTTCGAATTACAGCAGTTAGAACAATACCTCGTAGCGGAGGCACTGGGGTCCAAGGAAGAGTTTATAAAAGAATTTGGTGATCAGCCGCTAGGAACTTTTATTCGGTCCATTATCGGCTTGGATCAAGAGGCTATACAGGCTCATTTCACAAATTTTATTGGCGAAGCTAACCTTTCGGCCAAGCAGATCAAGTTTATGGACACTGTAATACGTTATTTCGTAACCAACGGTTATCTAGAAACCGTCGATCTCATGGAACCTCCTTTTACGGAGCTAGATGACAGCGGGGTTATCGGATTATTTGACGAAAACAATGTTGTCAAACTCATGAGCTTAATCAAGCAAGTTAACCAAAATGCAGATATCGGGGCCTAG